One window of Desulfobaculum bizertense DSM 18034 genomic DNA carries:
- the rarD gene encoding EamA family transporter RarD: MTYSDEDVRRGLIATIATFFMFGLLPIYWKLLAAVPASEILCHRIVWSAPFIAVILTLMHNWSDVAAALKSPKTLGLLCISGSLIGLNWFTYIWSVNNDHVLDASLGYYINPLISMLLGVIFFRDKLSRLQVLAVFFAVLGVGIELVHFGRIPWLALTLAITFGLYGLMRKIIPVSSMVGLFFETIILSGPALIYFKFLASNGHFAFLSFGPKTAMLLVLAGAVTSIPLVTFGYGAQRLRLTTLGVLQYIGPTCMLLLGVFVYHEPFSFTKLITFSSIWVGVLIYTVDSVMTYRAPKPPKDHA; encoded by the coding sequence ATGACCTATTCCGACGAAGACGTTCGGCGTGGACTTATTGCGACCATCGCCACCTTCTTTATGTTTGGACTGCTTCCAATTTACTGGAAGCTCCTCGCAGCTGTTCCTGCCTCTGAAATTCTCTGCCACCGCATTGTGTGGTCAGCGCCATTTATTGCAGTTATCCTGACGCTCATGCACAACTGGAGCGACGTCGCGGCAGCGCTCAAAAGCCCCAAGACACTCGGCCTGCTGTGCATTTCTGGCTCGCTCATTGGGCTGAACTGGTTCACCTACATATGGTCCGTCAATAACGACCATGTGCTTGACGCCAGCCTCGGCTATTACATTAATCCCCTCATCAGCATGCTGCTTGGGGTGATCTTCTTTCGTGACAAGCTCTCGCGCCTGCAAGTCCTAGCTGTCTTCTTTGCCGTGCTTGGCGTCGGCATAGAACTTGTCCACTTTGGGCGTATCCCGTGGCTTGCCCTTACTCTGGCCATCACCTTTGGTCTCTATGGCCTCATGCGTAAAATCATCCCGGTTTCCTCAATGGTCGGCCTCTTTTTCGAGACCATCATTCTTTCTGGGCCTGCGCTGATCTACTTCAAATTTCTGGCCTCAAATGGACACTTTGCATTCCTGAGCTTTGGGCCAAAGACCGCCATGCTTCTGGTTCTTGCTGGAGCAGTAACCTCCATTCCGCTGGTAACCTTTGGCTATGGTGCGCAACGGCTCCGCCTCACCACGCTTGGAGTGCTCCAGTACATCGGGCCAACCTGCATGCTCTTGCTCGGCGTTTTCGTGTATCACGAGCCATTCAGCTTTACGAAGCTCATTACCTTCTCCTCCATATGGGTTGGAGTTCTGATTTACACGGTCGACAGCGTCATGACCTACCGGGCGCCAAAGCCCCCCAAAGATCACGCATAA
- a CDS encoding glycine cleavage system protein R, which produces MNKVVASFLGRDCPGVTHNVAKLLHSLKCSVNEITQTILQGEYAMIVIATPPKGLELAELEKQIAKGLKPHNMSFTLREFSHEGKWDGGKVQPFVVTLQGPDSEGLIARMSGVLARFNANIENLKAFACDTNPDHIVVGFEIVVGEQVDLAAFRTALGEEAEALGSEVSLQHRDIFEAMHRVQPL; this is translated from the coding sequence ATGAATAAGGTTGTTGCTTCTTTTCTGGGGAGAGATTGCCCCGGTGTAACCCACAATGTTGCCAAGCTCCTGCACTCCCTCAAGTGCAGCGTCAACGAAATTACACAGACGATTCTTCAGGGCGAATACGCCATGATCGTCATCGCAACTCCCCCAAAAGGCCTTGAACTGGCCGAGCTGGAAAAGCAGATTGCCAAGGGCCTGAAACCACACAACATGAGCTTCACGCTGCGAGAATTTTCCCATGAGGGAAAGTGGGACGGCGGCAAGGTTCAGCCTTTTGTCGTGACGCTTCAGGGACCAGACAGCGAGGGACTTATTGCCCGCATGAGTGGTGTGCTCGCCAGATTCAACGCAAATATTGAGAACCTGAAGGCCTTTGCCTGTGACACCAACCCCGATCATATTGTCGTGGGTTTTGAGATTGTCGTGGGTGAGCAGGTCGATCTGGCTGCATTCCGTACCGCCCTTGGGGAAGAAGCGGAGGCTCTTGGAAGTGAAGTGAGCCTCCAGCATCGTGATATTTTTGAAGCCATGCACCGTGTCCAGCCTCTCTAG
- a CDS encoding PFL family protein, with amino-acid sequence MLTDRELLSTLKMLKNEHLDVRTVTLGISLFDCVSDDFDRFAGNIRSKILRHAENLVSFCDEVGEKYGIPVVNKRISVSPMSVIAANFGVDDMVRTAIVLDDVAKEVGVDFLGGFGALVHKGMTKADRALIDSLPEALAQTGRICSSINVATSKTGINMDAVQLMGKVIKKTAERTADLDGLGCAKLVVFANIPQDVPFMAGAYLGVGEPEAVINVGVSGPGVVRKAIDRAREANPDFNLGQLSEVIKRTAYKVTRVGEIIGREVAGKLDVPFGVVDLSLAPAPQVGDSVGEIFQSMGLSTIGAPGSTAVLAMLNDAVKKGGAFASSHVGGLSGAFIPVSEDLNIAEAAANGSLSIEKLEAMTCVCSVGLDMVPLPGDTPASTISAIIADEMAIGMINSKTTAARLIPVPGKKAGDTVSWGGLLGDAHIMELPHKDGAEDFISLGGLIPAPIHQMKN; translated from the coding sequence ATGCTGACAGATAGAGAACTTCTGAGCACCCTCAAGATGCTGAAAAATGAGCATCTTGACGTGCGTACAGTTACTCTTGGAATAAGTCTTTTTGATTGCGTGAGTGACGACTTTGACCGTTTTGCGGGCAATATCCGCAGCAAAATTTTGCGCCACGCCGAAAACCTTGTGTCCTTCTGCGACGAGGTCGGCGAAAAGTACGGCATCCCAGTGGTGAACAAGCGCATCAGCGTTTCCCCCATGTCTGTGATTGCTGCAAACTTTGGCGTTGATGACATGGTTCGCACTGCTATCGTGCTCGACGATGTCGCCAAGGAAGTCGGCGTTGACTTTTTGGGTGGCTTTGGCGCTCTTGTCCACAAGGGGATGACCAAGGCAGACCGCGCGCTGATTGACTCCTTGCCCGAAGCTCTTGCCCAGACTGGTCGTATTTGTTCCTCCATCAACGTGGCCACGTCCAAGACTGGTATCAACATGGATGCCGTGCAGCTCATGGGCAAAGTTATTAAGAAAACAGCAGAGCGTACTGCTGATCTTGATGGCCTTGGTTGCGCAAAGCTCGTTGTCTTTGCCAATATTCCGCAGGACGTGCCGTTTATGGCTGGCGCATATCTGGGTGTTGGTGAGCCGGAAGCCGTGATTAACGTTGGTGTTTCTGGTCCCGGCGTTGTGCGCAAGGCCATTGACCGTGCCCGCGAAGCCAATCCAGATTTCAACCTTGGTCAGCTTTCCGAGGTTATCAAGCGCACGGCCTACAAGGTGACTCGCGTTGGTGAAATCATTGGACGTGAAGTTGCTGGCAAGCTCGACGTGCCTTTTGGTGTTGTCGACCTGTCCCTTGCCCCAGCCCCGCAGGTTGGCGACAGTGTTGGTGAGATTTTCCAGAGCATGGGACTGTCCACCATTGGTGCCCCCGGTTCCACAGCTGTGCTTGCTATGCTGAATGACGCGGTGAAGAAGGGCGGAGCCTTTGCAAGCTCGCACGTTGGCGGACTTTCTGGTGCATTTATCCCGGTTTCTGAGGATTTGAATATTGCCGAGGCCGCGGCAAATGGCTCGCTCTCCATTGAGAAGCTCGAAGCCATGACCTGTGTGTGCTCTGTTGGTTTGGACATGGTCCCGTTGCCCGGTGACACTCCTGCCTCGACCATCTCTGCAATCATTGCAGACGAGATGGCCATTGGCATGATCAATTCCAAGACCACAGCCGCACGTCTTATTCCTGTCCCCGGCAAGAAGGCTGGAGACACTGTTTCCTGGGGTGGTTTGCTTGGTGATGCGCACATCATGGAGCTGCCGCACAAGGATGGAGCAGAGGACTTTATTTCTCTCGGTGGTCTTATTCCTGCACCAATTCATCAAATGAAGAACTAG
- the glyA gene encoding serine hydroxymethyltransferase, whose product MTDERAWGMPVTYLELLQKNDSAVYDAIEGEKNRQRLGVELIPSENYTYPEVLSALGSVFTNKYAEGYPGRRYYGGQQYTDIIEDLARERAKQVFRCEHANVQPLSGSPMNQAVYLGLLEPGDTILAMDLSHGGHLTHGAPVSHMGRIFNFERYKTNPADGSIDYDELLEIAKRTQPKLVLCGYTSYPRDIDYDAFKRIADEVGAITMVDASHFAGLVAGGVLENPFDHGFDIMTTTTHKSLRGPRGGMVLCRKEFAAKIDKSVFPGLQGGPHMNSIAGIAITLGKALEPEFKDYAEQVLLNAKALAQAFIERGVTLVTGGTDNHMIVVDTEASFGIDGRVAEEILDTISITVNKQIIPDDPNPPLRPSGIRMGSPAATARGMKEEHMKTLAGWMTVALQDPTNQALHKSIRSEVENLCRTFPVPGID is encoded by the coding sequence ATGACAGATGAGAGAGCGTGGGGAATGCCCGTGACCTATCTTGAACTTCTCCAGAAAAATGACTCCGCAGTGTATGATGCGATTGAGGGCGAAAAGAATCGTCAGCGTCTTGGCGTGGAGTTAATCCCTTCTGAAAATTACACATATCCTGAAGTGTTGAGCGCACTTGGCAGCGTATTTACGAACAAATACGCCGAGGGATATCCTGGTCGCCGTTACTATGGTGGCCAACAATACACCGACATTATCGAGGATCTAGCTCGGGAGCGTGCGAAGCAGGTATTTCGCTGTGAGCATGCAAACGTGCAGCCGCTTTCTGGCTCTCCGATGAACCAGGCCGTATACCTTGGTTTACTGGAGCCGGGCGACACGATTCTTGCGATGGATCTTTCTCATGGGGGACACCTGACGCATGGCGCGCCGGTATCTCACATGGGTCGCATCTTCAATTTTGAGCGTTACAAGACGAACCCTGCTGACGGTTCTATTGATTACGACGAGCTTTTGGAGATTGCGAAGAGAACCCAGCCGAAGCTGGTGTTGTGTGGTTACACTTCCTATCCCAGAGACATTGACTACGACGCGTTTAAACGGATTGCCGATGAGGTCGGGGCAATTACGATGGTTGACGCATCGCATTTTGCGGGACTGGTAGCAGGTGGTGTGCTGGAGAACCCATTTGATCATGGGTTTGACATCATGACCACGACCACACACAAATCTCTTCGTGGTCCACGCGGAGGAATGGTGTTGTGCCGGAAGGAATTTGCGGCAAAGATCGACAAGTCTGTTTTCCCTGGTTTGCAGGGCGGCCCGCACATGAACAGCATTGCGGGCATCGCCATCACCTTAGGGAAGGCACTTGAGCCTGAGTTCAAAGATTACGCTGAGCAGGTACTGCTGAACGCGAAAGCTCTGGCGCAGGCATTTATTGAGCGAGGAGTGACGCTTGTAACTGGCGGAACAGATAATCACATGATTGTTGTTGATACTGAAGCGAGCTTTGGCATTGACGGTCGTGTTGCGGAAGAGATTCTCGACACCATTTCGATCACTGTGAACAAGCAGATCATTCCAGATGACCCGAATCCTCCGTTACGTCCGAGCGGAATCCGCATGGGTAGCCCTGCGGCGACGGCGCGGGGGATGAAGGAAGAGCACATGAAAACTCTCGCCGGTTGGATGACCGTGGCCCTGCAGGACCCGACCAACCAGGCCCTGCACAAGTCCATTCGGAGCGAAGTGGAAAACTTGTGCAGGACGTTCCCGGTACCGGGGATAGACTAA
- a CDS encoding YceI family protein codes for MKKRFQRLSAEELQKWRSTGEEFTLVDVLLPELHQAKRIPEAENACVFDMEFVEMVLELVESSESRVVLYGESEDGRDAVIAAEKLDRQGFRNVWILAGGLWGWVEKGLETTGTERIPKEEGLLLFNGQYELSRSQSLIHWAGRNAKSVHTGTLRASRGQIDVRDGGLTGSFTIPLNTMRNTDLEDESLKNLLILHLLSDDFFFADEFPEARYHISGASPVEGASPGMPNYEIRGELELRGERLPLPLLATVSNLEERNVSIAANFDFDRTQWGVVYGSGRLFARLGYHLVFDLISIDLHVLMKKKDEAHGA; via the coding sequence ATGAAAAAGAGATTCCAAAGGCTCAGCGCGGAAGAGTTGCAAAAGTGGCGCTCGACGGGCGAGGAATTTACACTGGTTGATGTGCTTTTGCCAGAGCTGCACCAGGCGAAACGAATTCCCGAAGCGGAAAACGCATGTGTTTTTGATATGGAATTCGTTGAGATGGTGCTGGAGCTTGTGGAAAGTTCTGAGTCGCGAGTTGTGCTGTACGGCGAGAGCGAGGACGGACGGGACGCAGTGATTGCGGCGGAAAAGCTGGATAGACAAGGCTTCCGCAATGTGTGGATACTGGCGGGAGGTCTGTGGGGCTGGGTGGAAAAAGGCCTTGAGACGACGGGGACAGAACGCATTCCAAAAGAGGAAGGGCTGCTGCTGTTTAATGGGCAGTATGAGCTGAGCCGTTCACAAAGTCTGATCCACTGGGCTGGGCGAAACGCAAAAAGTGTGCATACCGGGACTCTCCGGGCGTCGCGTGGGCAAATTGATGTCCGGGATGGTGGATTGACGGGATCTTTTACAATCCCGCTGAACACAATGCGCAATACAGACCTTGAGGACGAGAGCCTGAAAAATTTGCTGATTCTGCACTTGCTGTCAGATGATTTTTTCTTTGCCGATGAATTTCCGGAAGCGCGATACCATATTTCTGGAGCCAGCCCTGTCGAAGGCGCAAGCCCTGGAATGCCAAACTATGAAATTCGGGGCGAGCTGGAGCTTCGTGGAGAACGCTTGCCGCTGCCACTTCTGGCAACGGTGTCAAACCTCGAAGAGCGAAACGTGTCCATTGCGGCCAACTTTGATTTTGACCGAACCCAGTGGGGCGTGGTGTACGGCTCTGGGCGACTGTTTGCCCGGCTGGGCTATCACCTTGTTTTTGATCTGATTAGCATTGATCTCCATGTTTTGATGAAAAAAAAGGATGAAGCACACGGGGCGTGA
- the mnmE gene encoding tRNA uridine-5-carboxymethylaminomethyl(34) synthesis GTPase MnmE produces MQQNHSLKDTIAAIATPLGSGGVGIVRLSGSRAKEIAKQLFVSSREAFSDFRPYTMHHGWVHDRNGAKLDECLAVFMPGPGSYSGEDVVEFQSHGGPVVVRTVLEAVLASGARAAGAGEFTYRAFVNGRMDLTQAEAVAEMIAAPTRAGMTLAQAKLSGALGEMIAGLRAKLEHLRAQLCVAVDFPDEEIECLSPEEFLQETQSVGESIAALLKNFHRDRCWREGALTVLAGQVNAGKSSLMNALLGRDRAIVTDIPGTTRDYLEEAVNIDGLPVRLVDTAGIRETEDTVERVGLERSKDMAQKGDLVLLVIDRTREILPDDISLAQDLGPERVLVVLNKSDLFDENGHGESAEAVDAGWFERAGYQCVEISARSGAGVDALCVAIRERIVGRSGEPDAGELVPNLRQSQAMESAVAELEALATDIRAEIPYDLLGVRLETVCDIMGEITGEIASADVLNSIFSDFCIGK; encoded by the coding sequence ATGCAGCAAAATCATTCATTGAAAGACACAATTGCGGCCATTGCAACGCCGCTCGGAAGCGGTGGCGTGGGCATTGTTCGCCTGAGCGGATCGCGAGCCAAAGAGATTGCGAAACAGCTTTTTGTTTCGTCTCGGGAGGCGTTTTCTGATTTTCGGCCATACACCATGCATCACGGGTGGGTGCATGACCGAAACGGAGCCAAGCTGGATGAATGCCTTGCGGTGTTCATGCCGGGACCGGGTTCGTATTCTGGCGAAGATGTTGTGGAATTTCAAAGCCACGGCGGGCCTGTTGTTGTGCGCACGGTGCTTGAGGCTGTGTTGGCAAGCGGCGCACGAGCTGCTGGGGCCGGAGAGTTCACCTACCGGGCTTTTGTGAATGGTCGTATGGACCTGACACAGGCAGAAGCTGTTGCCGAAATGATTGCTGCACCAACGCGCGCGGGCATGACCCTTGCGCAGGCAAAGCTGTCTGGAGCCTTGGGAGAAATGATAGCAGGGCTGCGGGCAAAGCTGGAACACCTGCGTGCTCAGCTCTGCGTTGCCGTGGACTTTCCTGATGAAGAAATCGAGTGCCTGTCTCCAGAAGAGTTCTTGCAGGAGACGCAAAGCGTGGGAGAATCCATTGCCGCACTGCTGAAGAATTTTCATCGTGATCGCTGCTGGAGAGAGGGGGCGCTGACCGTGCTCGCCGGGCAGGTCAACGCAGGCAAATCGAGCCTGATGAATGCCTTGCTTGGCCGTGATCGGGCTATCGTGACAGACATCCCCGGGACAACGCGTGATTACCTTGAAGAGGCCGTAAATATTGACGGCTTGCCGGTGCGCCTTGTGGATACCGCAGGCATTCGGGAGACCGAGGACACGGTAGAGCGCGTCGGTCTGGAGCGCAGTAAGGATATGGCCCAGAAGGGTGATCTTGTGCTGCTGGTGATTGACCGGACGCGCGAGATTCTTCCTGATGACATATCGCTGGCGCAGGACCTTGGACCGGAAAGAGTGCTGGTCGTACTCAATAAGTCTGATCTGTTTGATGAAAATGGACACGGCGAGAGCGCCGAGGCTGTTGATGCGGGGTGGTTCGAGCGTGCTGGATATCAGTGCGTAGAAATTTCTGCTCGCTCTGGCGCTGGCGTCGATGCGCTGTGCGTGGCAATCCGGGAGCGGATTGTGGGGCGCAGTGGCGAGCCTGATGCGGGTGAGCTGGTGCCGAACCTGCGACAGTCGCAGGCAATGGAAAGCGCTGTGGCTGAGCTGGAAGCGCTGGCCACAGATATTCGAGCGGAGATTCCATATGATCTGCTTGGGGTCAGGCTGGAAACGGTCTGCGACATCATGGGCGAGATTACCGGCGAGATTGCCTCGGCGGATGTGCTCAACTCGATCTTTAGCGATTTTTGTATCGGCAAATAA
- a CDS encoding winged helix-turn-helix transcriptional regulator → MKTVEQPCQLKRCGDKEYFCNFELALQIIGGKWKPLILFKLHKNGVLRFGELRRTMPKITQKMLTQQLRELEHDSMVHRQVYAQVPPKVEYSLTEVGRSFIPILEGMCDWGKLYEERFGSSAAEEQHEELEHLALA, encoded by the coding sequence ATGAAAACAGTTGAACAGCCCTGCCAGCTCAAGCGCTGTGGCGACAAAGAATATTTTTGCAACTTCGAGCTTGCCCTGCAAATTATTGGTGGCAAGTGGAAGCCCCTTATTCTGTTCAAGCTGCACAAAAATGGTGTGCTTCGCTTCGGCGAACTTCGCCGCACCATGCCCAAAATCACACAAAAAATGCTCACCCAGCAACTCCGGGAGCTGGAGCACGACAGCATGGTCCACAGGCAGGTCTATGCGCAGGTTCCGCCCAAGGTTGAATATTCTCTCACGGAGGTGGGACGAAGCTTTATTCCGATTCTGGAAGGCATGTGTGACTGGGGGAAGCTGTATGAAGAACGCTTTGGTTCTTCTGCCGCAGAAGAACAGCACGAAGAGCTGGAACACCTCGCTCTCGCATAA
- a CDS encoding nitroreductase family protein, translating to MDIFETLHTRRSIRKFTGEDVSDEQVQELLKAAMDAPSAGNQQPWHFIVVRDREILTAIEGWHPYSKMLRKASLAIIVCADKSLEKYKDYWPQDCSAATLNILLAARGMELGAVWCGIYPMEDRMKGASEMFKLPESVVPLSLIPIGVPDQPSRTVDRFREDRIHLDRW from the coding sequence ATGGATATTTTTGAAACACTGCATACCCGCAGAAGTATTCGTAAATTTACCGGTGAAGATGTTTCTGATGAGCAGGTTCAGGAGCTTTTGAAAGCTGCAATGGATGCTCCGAGTGCTGGCAATCAGCAGCCGTGGCATTTTATTGTGGTGCGCGATCGTGAGATTCTGACCGCTATCGAAGGGTGGCACCCGTATTCGAAAATGCTGCGCAAGGCGTCTTTGGCGATTATTGTCTGCGCAGACAAGAGTCTCGAAAAGTACAAGGATTACTGGCCGCAGGACTGCTCGGCTGCGACTCTGAATATTTTGCTGGCAGCCCGCGGCATGGAGCTTGGGGCTGTGTGGTGCGGCATCTATCCGATGGAAGACCGCATGAAAGGCGCTTCTGAAATGTTCAAACTGCCAGAAAGCGTTGTCCCGCTGTCTCTTATTCCCATTGGTGTGCCTGATCAGCCGTCTCGTACCGTCGACCGCTTTCGTGAGGACAGAATCCATCTGGACCGCTGGTAA
- a CDS encoding flavin reductase family protein, with the protein MKEQIGALNALYPSLTTLVGAVVNGRENFIAVAHVGILKHSKNPYLTIALAKVHHTNKGIHDHQAFSVCVPSQKMVEITDYCGLVSGKNTDKSQLFDVFYGETSFAPMIKQCPVCMECTVHDVVDLKSHDIFIGEVKRTHVDPAVLDGKDIDITKVQPLLFDMASKKYFSLGEPVADCWSVGKALKKKD; encoded by the coding sequence GTGAAAGAACAGATAGGAGCACTGAACGCCTTATACCCTTCGCTGACGACGCTTGTTGGAGCGGTTGTTAACGGGCGTGAGAATTTTATAGCGGTAGCACATGTTGGAATCCTGAAACACAGCAAGAATCCGTATCTGACGATTGCCCTTGCCAAGGTGCACCACACCAACAAGGGAATTCACGATCATCAGGCGTTTAGCGTGTGCGTCCCCTCGCAAAAGATGGTTGAAATCACAGATTACTGTGGGCTTGTCTCTGGCAAGAACACGGATAAATCGCAGCTCTTTGACGTGTTTTATGGCGAAACATCGTTTGCACCCATGATTAAGCAGTGCCCTGTGTGCATGGAGTGCACGGTGCATGATGTCGTCGACCTCAAGAGCCATGATATTTTTATTGGTGAAGTGAAGCGTACTCACGTTGATCCTGCGGTACTCGATGGCAAAGACATCGATATTACCAAGGTGCAGCCGCTGCTTTTTGACATGGCATCCAAGAAATACTTCTCTCTTGGGGAGCCTGTCGCAGACTGCTGGAGCGTGGGAAAAGCGCTCAAAAAGAAAGACTAG
- a CDS encoding flavin reductase family protein, giving the protein MLKSLGAKTLAFPAPAWAVGTYDENGKPNAMLAAWAGLCCSKPPCVSVSLRSATYSHHAVIAQKAFTVNIPSEEFVKEADYLGMASGRDEDKFAKAGLSTIPSELVYAPIITDFPMVLECKLVHTVEVGLHTLFVGEIQDVKVQEELLDLNGHLDTDKLKPVVFGPGSRHYYGIGKFLGKAFSIGDEIRKK; this is encoded by the coding sequence ATGTTGAAATCTCTCGGAGCCAAGACACTGGCTTTCCCTGCCCCTGCATGGGCAGTTGGCACCTATGATGAAAACGGCAAGCCTAACGCTATGCTGGCCGCATGGGCTGGTCTGTGCTGCTCCAAGCCTCCGTGCGTTTCCGTTTCCCTTCGTTCTGCGACCTATTCGCACCACGCTGTCATTGCGCAGAAGGCTTTCACTGTGAACATCCCTTCCGAAGAGTTCGTGAAGGAAGCTGACTACCTCGGCATGGCCTCTGGCCGTGACGAAGACAAGTTTGCCAAGGCTGGTCTGAGCACCATCCCCAGCGAGCTGGTCTATGCACCTATCATCACGGATTTCCCGATGGTGCTGGAGTGCAAGCTTGTTCATACTGTTGAAGTTGGCCTGCACACCCTGTTTGTGGGTGAGATTCAGGACGTGAAGGTTCAGGAAGAGTTACTTGACCTGAACGGTCATCTGGATACCGACAAGCTGAAGCCTGTGGTCTTTGGCCCAGGTTCTCGCCATTACTATGGAATTGGCAAGTTCCTTGGCAAAGCGTTCTCCATCGGAGACGAGATTCGCAAGAAGTAA
- a CDS encoding DsbA family oxidoreductase yields the protein MRIRIFSDFNCPFCWLGSRIIAKLREELDFQDEWLPLELHPEIPEQGSELLDKYLQEELDGFVRTLNSRGEELGIHYAPMHKSRNSHKALLAGEFARDNGAFHAFHQRVYVAYFTEDRDISSDAVLKECASDCGLDPVRMIQAVQDGRYEVRLADVKKEAKARDIQVAPTFLLDDGQRIVGAQSLPLLREQFVAIRSGLTAL from the coding sequence ATGCGCATTCGTATTTTTTCTGACTTCAACTGTCCCTTTTGCTGGCTGGGTTCACGCATTATTGCCAAGCTTCGGGAAGAGCTGGATTTTCAGGATGAGTGGCTCCCCCTTGAACTTCATCCAGAGATTCCAGAGCAGGGCAGTGAGCTGCTCGACAAGTATTTGCAGGAAGAGCTTGATGGCTTTGTTCGCACGCTGAATTCTCGTGGTGAAGAGCTTGGCATTCATTATGCCCCTATGCACAAGAGCCGGAACTCGCACAAGGCATTGCTGGCAGGTGAATTTGCTCGCGACAATGGTGCCTTTCATGCCTTTCATCAGCGGGTGTATGTCGCCTATTTTACCGAAGACCGCGATATTTCCAGCGACGCAGTTCTCAAGGAATGCGCGAGTGATTGTGGGCTTGATCCCGTTCGCATGATTCAGGCTGTGCAGGATGGACGCTATGAAGTCCGGCTTGCTGACGTCAAAAAAGAAGCCAAAGCTCGCGACATTCAGGTGGCCCCCACTTTCCTCCTCGACGATGGGCAGCGCATTGTTGGTGCGCAGTCTCTCCCTCTTTTGCGGGAGCAGTTCGTCGCCATACGTTCAGGTCTCACAGCGCTTTAG
- a CDS encoding SH3 domain-containing C40 family peptidase gives MNIFLRTQRKALHILAVVAVLGFCLHLTGCVSGQRLSPQASLPIEDLSTYSQLTNSYIDPLGGNSELLTPDQAAEQAQYMRRMWFSPWHRSTPGAAAYDIPQYLKRVDPSVFYGEDMRPYSSAWKQKLELRSQLRSFPNSGFAAITIRNTALRLFPTRHPAFRDFRKAGQGWPFDLLQNTGVWSQTPVYISHISQDGAWLLAETHYAAGWLPAEDIVQVSPSLQRRLESSDLSAVIVDNSPLTDVYNLYRGSARIGMLMPEVDGKLLLVVPDASHQASVVQVQAPPMSVQHFPYALTERHLSQLADSMIGQRYGWGGLYQNRDCSSLLMDLYLPFGIRLPRNSFQQAKSTVSSISFEGLERSEKLALIKEKAIPWMTLFWKPGHIMLYIGEKDGVPLMYHAMWGLATRSRSGEEGRLVIGRVSITSLVPGREDPRVTRTGKALIDSFQQMSFLPVKVE, from the coding sequence ATGAACATTTTTTTGCGTACGCAGCGCAAGGCGCTCCACATTTTGGCTGTGGTTGCCGTGCTGGGCTTCTGCCTTCATCTGACAGGCTGTGTGTCTGGCCAGCGTCTCTCCCCTCAGGCTTCTCTGCCTATTGAGGACTTGAGCACCTATTCTCAGCTCACCAATTCCTACATTGATCCCCTTGGTGGGAACAGCGAGCTTTTGACTCCTGATCAGGCTGCTGAGCAGGCTCAGTACATGCGGCGCATGTGGTTTTCTCCGTGGCACAGGAGTACTCCCGGTGCTGCTGCTTACGACATCCCGCAGTATTTGAAGCGGGTTGACCCAAGCGTCTTTTATGGCGAAGACATGCGCCCTTACAGCTCTGCCTGGAAGCAGAAGCTTGAACTTCGGTCGCAGCTTCGTTCATTCCCCAATTCCGGTTTTGCCGCGATCACCATCCGCAACACCGCGCTTCGCCTTTTCCCAACCCGGCATCCCGCATTTCGCGATTTTCGCAAAGCAGGGCAGGGCTGGCCCTTTGACCTTTTGCAGAACACCGGCGTCTGGTCGCAGACTCCCGTCTACATTTCTCATATTTCTCAGGATGGGGCATGGCTCCTTGCTGAAACGCATTATGCAGCGGGATGGTTGCCTGCTGAGGACATTGTGCAGGTTTCCCCCTCGCTCCAGCGTCGTCTCGAAAGCTCTGACCTCTCCGCCGTCATAGTCGATAATTCTCCGCTTACCGACGTCTACAACCTGTATCGCGGGTCCGCGCGCATAGGCATGCTCATGCCAGAGGTGGACGGCAAGCTTTTACTCGTTGTGCCTGACGCGAGTCATCAGGCCTCTGTGGTTCAGGTTCAGGCTCCGCCCATGTCTGTGCAGCATTTTCCTTACGCGTTAACAGAACGCCATCTTTCTCAGCTCGCAGACAGTATGATTGGGCAGCGCTATGGCTGGGGCGGTCTCTATCAGAACCGCGACTGCTCTTCCCTCCTCATGGACCTTTATCTCCCCTTTGGCATCAGGCTCCCTCGCAACTCGTTTCAGCAGGCGAAGTCCACTGTCTCTTCCATCTCTTTTGAGGGGCTTGAGCGCTCTGAAAAGCTCGCCCTTATCAAAGAAAAAGCTATCCCGTGGATGACCCTCTTTTGGAAGCCTGGGCACATTATGCTCTACATTGGCGAAAAGGATGGCGTCCCGCTTATGTATCACGCTATGTGGGGCCTCGCTACGCGCTCCCGCTCCGGTGAAGAAGGACGCCTCGTTATCGGCCGCGTCAGCATTACTTCCCTCGTCCCCGGACGAGAAGACCCACGTGTTACCCGCACCGGAAAAGCCCTTATCGACTCCTTTCAGCAAATGAGCTTTCTCCCGGTTAAAGTTGAGTAA